The Euleptes europaea isolate rEulEur1 chromosome 2, rEulEur1.hap1, whole genome shotgun sequence genome has a segment encoding these proteins:
- the RHOC gene encoding rho-related GTP-binding protein RhoC: MAAIRKKLVIVGDGACGKTCLLIVFSKDQFPEVYVPTVFENYIADIEVDGKQVELALWDTAGQEDYDRLRPLSYPDTDVILMCFSIDSPDSLENIPEKWTPEVKHFCPNVPIILVGNKKDLRNDDHTRRELAKMKQEPVKPEEGRDMANRINAFGYLECSAKTKDGVREVFEMATRAALQVRKNKKRKGCPLF; the protein is encoded by the exons ATGGCAGCCATCAGGAAAAAACTAGTGATTGTGGGAGATGGTGCCTGTGGGAAGACCTGCCTCCTCATTGTGTTCAGCAAGGACCAGTTCCCAGAGGTCTATGTACCAACGGTCTTTGAAAACTACATTGCTGACATTGAAGTAGACGGGAAGCAG GTGGAGCTCGCGCTTTGGGACACGGCTGGGCAGGAAGACTATGACCGGCTGCGGCCCCTCTCTTACCCAGACACTGATGTTATCCTCATGTGTTTCTCCATTGACAGTCCAGACAGTTTAG AGAACATACCAGAGAAATGGACACCAGAAGTAAAACATTTTTGCCCAAATGTACCCATCATCCTTGTGGGAAACAAGAAAGACTTGAGAAATGATGACCACACCCGCAGGGAGCTGGCAAAGATGAAACAG GAGCCAGTGAAACCAGAGGAAGGGAGAGACATGGCAAACAGGATCAATGCTTTTGGTTACCTGGAGTGCTCGGCCAAGACAAAGGATGGTGTGCGGGAAGTGTTTGAAATGGCCACTCGGGCTGCCTTGCAAGTCAGGAAAAACAAAAAACGCAAAGGCTGCCCCCTCTTTTAA